In Chloroflexota bacterium, the DNA window CCACAGGCACGCAGATCGCCGGCCACCAAGTCAATGTCGTAGGCGACGCGGCGGTGCGCCAGCGTCCAGCCGTCGCGGGTCCATTCGGCGATGCCGTAGGCGGCGCGCTGGTCGCCGTCGCGCGGGTAGCCTGCGCTGGCGATATCGAACAGCGTCTGCGTTCCGATCGTGCGCCGGTAGGCGACGTGCACGTGGCCGAAAGCCAGCACGTCCGCGCTCGTGCCGGCGATACGCGCGGCCAGTTCGTCGTCGCTGCGCTTCGGCGAGAGGTCGTCTTCGAGGTCGCGCGGGGTGGCGTGGAAGATCAGGAGTTCCCGGCCCGGCGCGGGCTGGACGCTATATGCAAACGGCAGACGCGACAGATAGGCAATGCGCTTCGCGCCCAGTTGCGCGACGGTCCACGCGATGAACGGGTGCGAGCCGCCTTTCACCAGATAACGGTCGGTGTTGCCGGTTAGCACCGGGCAATTCAGCGAGCGGACCAGATCGACGGTCTCGGCCGGACGCGGACCCAGCATGGCCAGGTCGCCCGCCATGACCGTCAGATCAAAGGCGCCCTGCCGGCGCATGTCGGCCAGCACCGCTTCGAGCGCCGGCAGATTGCCGTGCGTGTCGGAGAAGATGGCGATGCGCATGCGATGGCCTTCAGGCGTTCTCGATCTCGGTCGTCTCCATGTCGTCAGCGGGCGCGATCTGCGCCATGGCCGGCGCCACGGCCCGCGCGGGCACGCCGCTCAGCATGTGCATCCAGTCGAAGAGCGTCTCGGCCGGGGGAATCGGCCGCTTGTAGAAGTAGCGCGCAAACAACATGCCGGCAGCATCGTGCAGGCCGTGCACGATCATCGGCACCAGCAGGTTGCCGGTCAGCTGGTACAGCCAGCCGAAGACCAGTCCCTCGATGACCGCCCACAGCGCGAACAAGTTGAGTCCGCGCCCGACGTGCGCTAGTGCAAAGATCAAGGCGGCCGGGATCCAGCCGATTTCGTTCTGCAGGATGCCACGGAAGAATGTCTCCTCGCCCAGCGCGGCTAGCAGTCCGCCGCTGATGACCGCCATGAAGCTGATGCGCCCGAAGAGCAGCGTGAAGCCGCGGTCGAACGCGCGCAGGAACGGGTGAACGCCGATCATCCAGTTGACCATCAAGATCGTGCCGTCGAGCGATGCGAGCAGCAACCCGCCCGCCAGCAGGGCGATGAGCGACTGGACGTTGAACAGGATAGACTCCGACAGATCGATCCCGCGCAGCGTCGCCCAGAGGTTGGAGACGACCAGCAGGGCCAGCATGGACAGCAGGGCGATCGGCGCCCGTTGTTTGGCGTAAAACAGCATGCAAATCTCCTAAATCAATCAGCCGACAACTCCGACCGCAGCAGCGCGTGCAGACGGCCATTGGTGGCCACGACCTGCGGTTGCCCCGGATACCACGGGCGGTCGGCGTAGTCGGTCACGCGGCCACCCGCCTCGCGGACGATCAGCGCGCCCGCCGCGCCATCCCACGGCTTGATGATCGGCTCCCAGTAGGCGTCGACGCGCCCGCACGCTACCCACGCCAGATCGAGCGCCGCCGCGCCGGCGATACGCACGCCGCGTGTGAGCATCGACACGCGCAGATATGTCTCCATGTTGCCGCCCGTCTCCAGCACGTCATACGGAAAGCCGGACGTTGCCAGCGACTCGATCAGAGTGCGCGTTTGCGACACTGCGATCGGGCGGCCATTGAGCGTCGCGCCGCCACCGCGCCGCGCACTGAATAACTCGTCGCGCGTCGGGTCGTAGACGACGCCCACCTGCGGCTCGCCATCGGCATACAGGGCCAGCGACACGGCAAAGACCGGAAAACCGTGCACGAAGCCGGTCGTGCCGTCCAGCGGATCGATAATCCAGGCCGGATGCGGGCCGAAAACCAGCGGCTTGCCTCCGGCCTCTTCCTCACTGATGATAGCATGGGTCGGATAGTTCGCGGAAACCGCGCCGATAATCAGCCGCTCGGATTCGCGGTCGGCGGTCGTGACCAGATCGACTCGCCCCTTGTGCGTGACGTCGAAGCCCTCGCGCTGATAACGCATCAACAGCGCGCCCGCTTCGCGCGCCAACGACTCGGTGAACTGCTGGACTGGTTCGGTTTGCATAAACACTCACCCAATAAGATCCACCGCAGAGCACGCAGAGAGCGCAGAGAAAACCTTGGCAACAGCGATCTTTGTGTGCTTATTGCCTGGAGCGGTTGGCGAAACAATCCGACATGGTGCCGCACAGGGCTGTGCGCCGCATGTAGGGACAGGCCTTTGGCCTGTCCGACGGGCAGGCGACGTGTCGCACCCTTTGGGGTGTCAAAGACCTGCCCCTACGCGGCGAACCGCATGGCGTGCCCGATGTTAATACAAAATGCTCTAGCGTGCCGTGGCTTCGCCGCGCAGAGTACGTGCGAGTTCGTCGTGAATCAGCCCGTTGGTGGCGACCGTCCAGAGCGTCCAGGGCGTCCAGCGCCCCGCGCCATCCATCGGCGTGACGCGGCCGCCCGCTTCGGTGATCAGCAGGGCGGCCGCCGCGCCGTCCCAGGGTCCCAGCCCGCGCTCCCAGTGGCCGTCCTGCCGCCCGGCCGCCACGTACGCCATATCCAGCGCGGCCGCACCGACACGGCGCACCGCCTGTGCTTTACGCGACACGCGGCGAAACTGCTCGGCATTGTTGTCGGGATTGGTCGCGCGGTCATACGGGAACCCGGTCGAGACGAGTGCATGCAGCAGGTCGGGAGTGGACGAGACGCGCAGGCGCTGCCCGTTCAGGAACGCGCCCGCGCCGCGCTCGGCGCAGAACAGTTCGTCGCGGTTCGGGTCGTACACGACGCCGAGCACCGTCTCGCCCTCGACGCGATGCGCTATCGACACGGCAAAGACCGGGTAGCCATGCGCATAGTTGGTGGTGCCATCCAGCGGATCGACGATCCAGACATCGCCCGACTCGGCGCCACGATGGTCGCCTTCCTCGGACACGACGACGGGCGCGCCAAACAGCCGGCGCAGCTCGCCGACGATCAGCGCATCGATCTCGCGGTCGACCACGGTAACCAGGTTGATTGCCTGCACTTTGTGCTCGACAGCCCATGCACCGCCGAGCCGCTCGCACTGGATGCGGCCAGCTTCGCGCGTTAGCGCGATGACAGATTCAAGTTGAGGCATACGGATCCAATCGGCCGCCGGCAGGCGGCCACGCGCGGCAAGCCGTTGCGGCTTCCATTGATAGAGGAATGCCAGCGCCGGGCGACCGGCCACCAGCCCGGCCGCCCGGCCGATGACAAAGCCGGTTTAGGAGCGGAGGACGGCGCGGAACGAACGCGCCAGAACCACGAGCAAGACCAGTAGCCCGGCGATGATCAGCAGATCAAGCTCGGCGCCGGTTTGCGGCAGCGCCTGCGAGCCGCCGGTTCCGCCCGTCGGCGTGGCCGTCGCTTCAGCCGTCACACCACCGGACACCGTGGTTGGCGTGGCCTGCGCGGGTGCAGCCGCCGTGGCCGCGCCGGACGGCGACCTGGTAGCCGCCGCGGTAGCGCCTGTCGTGGCCAGGCTTATGACGCGCGTCGCCGCCGGTGTGCCGACCACTACCGGGGTGACTGCGATCACGGTGGCCGGCCGCGGGGTGCCGGGCGCGCTCGTAACCGCCGCCGGCGCTACGGTGCCGCCGGCCGGCGTGGTCGCGGGGCGCGTGCCGGCCGGCGTGGCCGCGGCCGGGCTGGTGACCGGGGTCGGGTTTTCGCGCGTGCCGATCAGTCCGAAGCGGCTGGCCGCCACATAGCCAAACACGCCCAGCAGGCCAACCACCAGCAGGCCCGCCAGGCCAAGGGCGATCAGAATGAATGTGCGGTTCGGCCCGCTGCTGCTGCTGCCATTGGGCTCTTCCGGCGTGGGTTCGATCAGATTGCTCATTGTGCGCTCCTCCATGTTTGATTTTGGCGGGCGGTCTGTCGTAGTCCGTCCGCCTTACGGCGCTTAGATATATGCTTCAAGGTTGTTCACGGGAATCCAGCCGGTCTCGCCGTCATCGAACTCAACTTCGGCGGCGCGCACGCGGATGCCGCTTTCGAATTCACGCGCGCGAACCTGATCGCTGGCGATGTGACCGGTGCGGCCGATCTCGTCGCCGGCCGTGACCCGCACGCGCACATTCCGCACGATCGCCGCGTATGCGCGCGGCGTCTCCGTGACGACTGCGGCGTCGCGCGCCGGCAGCGGCACGACCAGCTCCGGTCGCGAGGCGCCCCAGCGCGTGCGCGCCACCGCGTCGAGCGACGCTTCGCGCGAGTTGCTGGCGCGGCAGAGCTCGTAGGCCGGCCCGGCCATCGGCACCGCGCCAAACCCTTCGGTGATCACGACCGGGAATGGCGCGGCCAGCGCAGCCGCGCACAGCGTCGCGGGCATGCTGCCGCAGATGATCCCGCGCACCTGCTGCGCTTCGGCCTGCTTCAGGCCTGCGGGCTGCAGCGCACCGCCGGCGACCACGATCGTGCCTAGGCACGACACGTCGATCAACTCGGCGGTCAGCGGCTGCTCGCGGACGGCGCCGAGCACCTTCAGCACGCCGAAGTTGGTCTTGCCGTTGCCCCACAGGCCCTGCACCAGCGCGCCCGCCACCTGGATGACGACGCCGAAGCGCGACGCGTTAGCGACGACGCCCTTGATGCCAGCTTTGAGTTCGAGCGGCGCCGGCATCATCTCCAGCAGCACCTCGCCCTCATGCTCCGCCAGCAGGCGGCCGGGCGCGGGTGCGCGGATCACGCGCGCCTGCTCGAGCGTCCGCTTGTGGCGCGCAATGATCTCATCCTTCGCAAACTCTTCCCCCGCGTGTTTCAGGAGCAGCGTGTGGGCGCGCGACGACGGCACTTTGAACATCTGTGCGATGTTATAGACGCGCGGCATGTCCGGCACAAACGCCCGCGCCACGACGTCGACCGGCTCGACGCGCTGGTCGGCGCTCACTTCCGCCTCGCCGGGGCGCGGCAGCAGGCGCTCGCGGACGATGCGCGTCTGCGCCAGGATGTGCGCCATCGGCAGGTAGAACGTCTTCGGATCAATCATCGCAGGTCGGTTCCGGGCGGCTACGCGCCCACATTATACTGCCACTGCTGATTCGCCTCGGCCCGTTTGGCCGGCTCGGCGGGCAGGACCAGCGGCCGCCCGCGCGCGTCGATAATCAGGCCGACCAACCCGCCCTCCACGGTCAGTTTGCCGGGGCGCCCGCGCCCCTGCCCCAGATCGATCTGGCGGGCCGGCTGCAACTCCAGCCGCGCCCGGCGGCCCGGTTCCAGCGGCAGGATATCGATTTCGCCCGCTTTGACCTCGCCGCTGAGCGCGCCGCCCTCGGCATACGCCAGATTGTAGGTCAGGACGATCTCGCCGGGTTTGGCCGCGCCCATGGGACAGATGGCCGTCCCCAGCACGCTGATGCCCTCGCGCGCCGCCAACTGCGCGGCCGCCTGCGGCTGCACGCTGGCAATCAGGCTCAACTGCGAGAGCAGGCCGCCCGTATCCATGGCGAGGTTGGCGACATTGACCGGTTGCAGCGCGTCGAGCAGCATCAGCACCGCCTGGCCGGGATGCGGCACATGCGTGAGCACGCCGCCGGAGCCGATGAACAGATCAATCGGTGGCAGCAGGTCCGCCAATTCCGGTTTGCCGGACGGCTTCCAGCGCAGGCGCAGGTCTTGCAGCGCCAGCCGCACCGCCTCGCGCGCGACGGCCTGCTCCAGCCAGAGCGCGCGCCGTGTGACGGGCAGCGTTTGCGGCCGCGCCGATTTGTTGGCCAGCCAGTCCCACGCCTCGTCCTCGCTCATTTCCACCGGCAGCCAGCGCAGCACGTTGGCGATGCCGGCCGCGCGCGCGACATGTTCCGCATTGTGGCTGACGCCGAGATCGCTGCGCTGCACGCGCTGGATCAGACCGTGGTCGCTGATGGCCAGCGTGGTGGTTGCGCCGCCGATGTCAATTCCGAGCGCGCTCGATTCGAAATTCCGGGCCAGCGCGCGCATGCCGGCGCCAAACGCTTTCGACGTGGCGACGATCGGTTGCGGCGACCAGCCGACCAGCCGGCCGATGCCCGGCAGTCGGTTCAGCCGCCGCTCGACAAACAGCGCTTCCAGTTCGGTTTCCAGCGGCTCCAGGTTCTCGCTCTGCACGGTGGGCCGCACATTGTCGACGGACGACAGTCGCGCGCTGTCGCCGACCATCTCGGCGAGCACGCTGCGCGCCGAGGCGTTGCCGGCGAAGATCAGGTCGGGTTTGCTGGCCGCCGGCCATGTCTTGCACGCCATGACGACCGCGTTGGCCACATCCATCAGCGGCGCATTGGCAGCCTTGTCATCGCCGCCGACCAGCACGATCACGTGCGGCTCCTGGCGGTGCAGCGCCTCGATGCGCGCCGGCAGGTCCCAGCGGTGGCCTTTGGTCGTTTCGCCGTCCAGTGCGCTCAGCGCCGCAGTCAGCGTGTACGTCGACGCGGCCGCCTTGCGCGCGCTCTCCACGCTGTAATCGCGCATCACGCCGGCGATCGCCACACGCAGCGGCTCGGCGGCGCTTGTCGTCGCGACAAATGCATCCACGCCGTTGCCATCGCTGGTCTGCGGGCAGATCAGCGTGCTGTGCTCGTCCAGCAGGCGGCGCGCCGCAATCGCCTCGATGCGGCCGATGCACTGCAGGACCGCCAGCGAGATGTCGGACCAGGGCGGCTCCAGCGTGGATGGAAACTCCGCGCTGGCCAGGATGCGGTACTCGCCCTCGACCAGATCGATCAGCACCGCCTTGGTCAGCGTGCTGCCGACATCGGCTGCGAGAATCGACACGACATTGGATACGGGTTCGGTTGACATGGTGCCGGAATTGCGGCGCGCCGTCAGCGCACCGCCAGCCGGAATGCCTCGAGCAGGAACTGGATGCGCCCGACCAGCAGCGTCACGCGCGACAGGACCAGTCCCGCAAACAGTGCGCCGAGCGCGACCCAGATGAACCCGCGCCCCAGCGCGCCCCACAGCGCCACGACTGCATTGAACGCGCGGCCGGCCAGCGACCGGTTGCCGCGTACAAACTGGAACGAGACCAGCACGCCCAGCGTGCCGGCCAGCATCAGCACGTTATTGAACACCTGCACGCCCTGCTGGACGGGCGTCGCATCGGGACCGGCGCCGTCGAACAGCGAGCGCGCGGTGACCAGCCCCTGCGGCAGCAGCGTGCCCAGCACCGCGCCGCTCACGGCCGCCGCCGCGCCGACGCCGAGCAGGAACGCCACCGGCACGCGCCCGATCCACGCCGTGCCCGGCGCGATGCGCGTCAGCAGCATGACGCCGAGCGCCAGCGGCGCCAGCAACGGGTACTGCGTGTCCGGGTGCGCGGCGAGCGGCGCCAGCAACTGCCCCAGCAGCACCTGATGCACCGCGGCCACCACGGCATACGCCGCCACCGCGCCGATCAGCATGTGCTGCGCGATCCGGAAAAACAGGTTGTCGCCGACCACGTACGTGAAGATCATCACGGTCAGCGCGGCCGACACGAACACGCCGACCGCATCGCCGGCGCCGGGCGGCAGGATGCTGTGCAGCAACTCGAACAGCGCATCCATGCGCCTACGCGGCCGCCGGCCGCGACCACAGGCGGGCAGCCAGCGCCCCGGCAATGACGACCACCAGCACGATGACCACATATGAGATCGCATCGAGCGACGCCGCGGCCGATGCCGGCCGCCCCAGGTAGCCTTCGTACTCGGCGGCGCCGCGCGAGCCGACCAGCAGGCCTTTCAACTGCCCGCTGTCATAGTACGGCGCCGCAACCGGCTCGGCGGCGGCGCTGACCCCGGCGAGCAGCGGCTTGCCGCTGTCGCGCAGCACTTGCTCGACCCAGAGCTTCAGTTGCGCGCCGTCATCGGTGAACACAATCAGCAGGTCAAACGCCTGCCCCGACTTCAGACCGGCGGCCAGCGGCGACCCGGCCAGTGGACGGCCGCGGAAATCGCGCCCGCCGGCGGGCAGGCCGTTCTGCGCCAGGCCGCGCATCGCGGCCGCGCCGCCCGACAGGAAGCCGGCATTGATGTGCGTCTCGCCGTACGCGTACGGGTAGGTGAACGACGTGGCTACCGGGCTGCCGCTGTTAAGCGCATCCTGTGCCAGTTGGCCGCCGTCGGCGACGAAGCTGACGGCGGCGATGCGCTGCTTGTTCTGCAGCAGGTGCAGCACGGTCGCGCGCGCCTGCGGATCGAGCTCGCCGCGCGCGCCCGCGCCGTAATCCATGCCGAGCAGCACCAGCGACCCGGGCCGCAGCGCGCTGATTTGATTGATCGTCTGGTAGAAGTCGAGCGTCGGCTGGCGGCCGATAATGTTCGCGCCGCGCGCCTCCGACACGAACGGCAGCGGCAGGAATGGGAACGCCGCGACGAACACAATCACCACGACCAGCCACAGGCGCAGACACCCGCCGCCCTTCCTCGCCGGGACCGGCGTTTC includes these proteins:
- a CDS encoding CPBP family intramembrane metalloprotease; this translates as MLFYAKQRAPIALLSMLALLVVSNLWATLRGIDLSESILFNVQSLIALLAGGLLLASLDGTILMVNWMIGVHPFLRAFDRGFTLLFGRISFMAVISGGLLAALGEETFFRGILQNEIGWIPAALIFALAHVGRGLNLFALWAVIEGLVFGWLYQLTGNLLVPMIVHGLHDAAGMLFARYFYKRPIPPAETLFDWMHMLSGVPARAVAPAMAQIAPADDMETTEIENA
- a CDS encoding glutamate mutase L — translated: MSTEPVSNVVSILAADVGSTLTKAVLIDLVEGEYRILASAEFPSTLEPPWSDISLAVLQCIGRIEAIAARRLLDEHSTLICPQTSDGNGVDAFVATTSAAEPLRVAIAGVMRDYSVESARKAAASTYTLTAALSALDGETTKGHRWDLPARIEALHRQEPHVIVLVGGDDKAANAPLMDVANAVVMACKTWPAASKPDLIFAGNASARSVLAEMVGDSARLSSVDNVRPTVQSENLEPLETELEALFVERRLNRLPGIGRLVGWSPQPIVATSKAFGAGMRALARNFESSALGIDIGGATTTLAISDHGLIQRVQRSDLGVSHNAEHVARAAGIANVLRWLPVEMSEDEAWDWLANKSARPQTLPVTRRALWLEQAVAREAVRLALQDLRLRWKPSGKPELADLLPPIDLFIGSGGVLTHVPHPGQAVLMLLDALQPVNVANLAMDTGGLLSQLSLIASVQPQAAAQLAAREGISVLGTAICPMGAAKPGEIVLTYNLAYAEGGALSGEVKAGEIDILPLEPGRRARLELQPARQIDLGQGRGRPGKLTVEGGLVGLIIDARGRPLVLPAEPAKRAEANQQWQYNVGA
- a CDS encoding inositol monophosphatase, producing MQTEPVQQFTESLAREAGALLMRYQREGFDVTHKGRVDLVTTADRESERLIIGAVSANYPTHAIISEEEAGGKPLVFGPHPAWIIDPLDGTTGFVHGFPVFAVSLALYADGEPQVGVVYDPTRDELFSARRGGGATLNGRPIAVSQTRTLIESLATSGFPYDVLETGGNMETYLRVSMLTRGVRIAGAAALDLAWVACGRVDAYWEPIIKPWDGAAGALIVREAGGRVTDYADRPWYPGQPQVVATNGRLHALLRSELSAD
- a CDS encoding metallophosphoesterase family protein; this encodes MRIAIFSDTHGNLPALEAVLADMRRQGAFDLTVMAGDLAMLGPRPAETVDLVRSLNCPVLTGNTDRYLVKGGSHPFIAWTVAQLGAKRIAYLSRLPFAYSVQPAPGRELLIFHATPRDLEDDLSPKRSDDELAARIAGTSADVLAFGHVHVAYRRTIGTQTLFDIASAGYPRDGDQRAAYGIAEWTRDGWTLAHRRVAYDIDLVAGDLRACGVPDGAQQAEMLLKAAY
- a CDS encoding inositol monophosphatase, encoding MPQLESVIALTREAGRIQCERLGGAWAVEHKVQAINLVTVVDREIDALIVGELRRLFGAPVVVSEEGDHRGAESGDVWIVDPLDGTTNYAHGYPVFAVSIAHRVEGETVLGVVYDPNRDELFCAERGAGAFLNGQRLRVSSTPDLLHALVSTGFPYDRATNPDNNAEQFRRVSRKAQAVRRVGAAALDMAYVAAGRQDGHWERGLGPWDGAAAALLITEAGGRVTPMDGAGRWTPWTLWTVATNGLIHDELARTLRGEATAR